In Fibrobacter succinogenes, the following are encoded in one genomic region:
- a CDS encoding LysR family transcriptional regulator — translation MTLQQLKYAIAIADTRNITEASKRVFISQPSLTASIHELESELNITIFNRSNKGVTITNEGDEFLSYARQVVEQATLLEDRYKGGKGGNTIFSVSCQHYSFAVNAFVDVIRKFGGPSYDFTLRETQTNEIIDDVAKMKSEMGVLYLSDKNEKVITKLIQKNNLVFEPLFATPLHVFMSSKNPLAKKDKITLEDLQPYPYLTYEQGDFNSFYFAEEPLTAIDFDCPRNIKVRDRATLFNLLIGLDGYTICSGVISHKLNGKNIIAKQLAVHDKMTVGYVMRKGVAKSRYAEAYIAALKKHCR, via the coding sequence ATGACCCTACAACAACTTAAATACGCCATTGCCATTGCGGACACGCGAAATATCACCGAAGCCTCCAAGCGAGTATTTATCTCGCAGCCGAGCCTTACCGCCTCTATCCATGAACTCGAAAGCGAGCTGAACATTACCATATTCAACCGCTCCAATAAAGGCGTCACCATCACAAACGAAGGCGATGAATTCCTCTCGTACGCAAGGCAAGTCGTGGAACAAGCGACCCTCCTCGAAGACCGCTACAAAGGCGGCAAGGGCGGCAACACCATCTTTTCCGTGAGCTGCCAACATTATTCCTTTGCGGTGAACGCGTTCGTCGATGTCATCCGCAAATTCGGTGGCCCCAGCTACGACTTTACGCTTCGCGAAACGCAAACAAACGAAATTATTGACGATGTCGCCAAAATGAAAAGCGAAATGGGCGTGCTCTACCTCAGCGATAAAAACGAAAAGGTCATCACCAAGCTCATCCAAAAGAACAACCTCGTCTTTGAACCGCTCTTTGCAACACCGCTTCACGTGTTCATGTCGTCCAAGAACCCGCTTGCGAAAAAAGACAAAATCACCCTCGAAGACCTTCAGCCCTATCCGTACCTCACTTACGAACAAGGTGACTTTAACTCGTTCTATTTTGCCGAAGAACCCCTCACTGCCATCGATTTCGATTGCCCGCGAAACATCAAAGTCCGCGACCGCGCCACACTCTTTAACCTGCTCATCGGCCTGGACGGATACACCATCTGCTCCGGCGTCATCAGCCACAAACTCAACGGCAAGAACATCATCGCCAAACAGCTTGCCGTTCACGACAAAATGACAGTCGGTTACGTTATGCGCAAAGGCGTCGCAAAATCACGCTATGCTGAGGCGTACATTGCAGCGCTCAAGAAACATTGTCGGTAG
- the metE gene encoding 5-methyltetrahydropteroyltriglutamate--homocysteine S-methyltransferase codes for MSNKTSVIGFPRIGKNRELKFASEKFFKGEVSEAELQKVAAEIRLYGWKKQREANISFIPSNDFSFYDNVLDTAFLLNVIPERYSSLELSTLEKYFAAAHGYQGEKGDVKALPMKKWFNTNYHYIVPEIDDATELKLVGKKPVEEFNEAKLAGIESIPTVIGPYTFLHLARYNGQKKAKDFVAAAIAAYAKLADQLATAGAKWISIAEPALVFDVTAEERELFKSIYVELIKQIHEVAKLKINLQTYFGDIRDVYEDVIALGFDGIGLDFVEGLQSLELLKKDFPKGTVLFAGVVNGKNIWRADYAQKNALLAEIEKYVAAENVVVGTSCSLLHVPYTVAAEQKLSADILKHFAFAEEKLVELAELASADAAALEKNRALFASARINENSNVQKQLAALSAADFERKPSRLERREVQKAEFKLPAFPTTTIGSFPQTAEVRANRAAFRKGEISKEQYVAFNQKKIAECIKLQEEIGLDVIVHGEFERNDMVEYFGSKIDGFVFTQNAWVQSYGTRCVKPPVVWGDVSRSAPITVEWSVFAQSCTKKPVKGMLTGPVTILNWSFPREDVSLKTQAQQIGLAIRDEVLDLEKNGIRIIQIDEAALREKLPLRKSDWHKEYLDWAIPAFRLVHAKVKPETQIHTHMCYSEFNDIVRDIDNMDADVITFEASRSDLKLLDALNEAKFETQVGPGVYDIHSPRVPSEQEIVDALHKIIAKVPQANVWVNPDCGLKTRGETETTASLKNLVAAAKKLREEK; via the coding sequence ATGAGTAATAAAACATCTGTAATTGGTTTCCCGCGTATCGGTAAGAATCGTGAACTCAAGTTCGCAAGCGAAAAGTTCTTCAAGGGTGAAGTTTCCGAAGCAGAACTTCAGAAGGTCGCCGCCGAAATTCGCCTGTACGGCTGGAAAAAGCAACGCGAAGCCAATATTTCCTTCATTCCGTCTAACGATTTCTCGTTCTACGATAACGTTCTCGACACCGCATTTTTGCTGAATGTTATTCCGGAGCGCTACAGCAGCCTCGAATTGAGCACGCTTGAAAAGTATTTCGCAGCCGCCCACGGCTACCAGGGCGAAAAGGGCGACGTGAAGGCCCTCCCGATGAAGAAGTGGTTCAACACGAACTATCATTACATTGTTCCGGAAATTGACGACGCTACCGAACTTAAGCTCGTCGGAAAGAAGCCTGTCGAAGAATTTAACGAAGCCAAATTGGCCGGAATTGAATCCATTCCGACGGTTATTGGCCCTTACACATTCCTCCATCTCGCACGTTACAACGGTCAAAAGAAGGCAAAGGACTTTGTAGCAGCAGCAATTGCCGCTTATGCAAAGCTCGCCGACCAGCTCGCTACTGCAGGCGCCAAGTGGATTAGCATTGCAGAACCGGCTTTGGTTTTTGACGTCACCGCCGAAGAACGCGAACTCTTCAAGTCCATTTACGTTGAACTTATCAAGCAAATTCACGAAGTAGCCAAGTTGAAGATCAATTTGCAGACTTACTTCGGCGATATCCGCGATGTTTATGAAGATGTTATCGCACTCGGCTTTGACGGCATCGGCCTTGACTTTGTGGAAGGCCTCCAGTCTCTCGAACTTTTGAAGAAAGATTTCCCGAAGGGTACGGTTCTTTTCGCAGGCGTTGTGAACGGCAAGAACATCTGGCGTGCCGATTACGCACAGAAGAACGCACTCCTCGCTGAAATTGAAAAGTACGTGGCTGCTGAAAATGTGGTCGTTGGCACTTCTTGTTCTCTTTTGCATGTGCCTTACACGGTCGCTGCTGAACAGAAGCTCTCCGCCGACATTCTCAAGCACTTTGCATTCGCCGAAGAAAAGCTCGTAGAACTTGCAGAACTCGCAAGCGCTGACGCAGCCGCTCTCGAAAAGAATCGCGCACTCTTTGCAAGCGCACGCATCAACGAAAACAGCAATGTTCAAAAGCAGCTTGCAGCCCTCTCTGCTGCTGATTTCGAACGCAAGCCGAGCCGCCTTGAACGCCGTGAAGTGCAGAAGGCAGAATTCAAGTTGCCGGCATTCCCGACAACGACAATCGGTTCCTTCCCGCAGACTGCCGAAGTCCGCGCCAACCGTGCCGCATTCCGCAAGGGTGAAATTTCCAAGGAACAGTACGTTGCATTCAACCAAAAGAAGATCGCAGAATGCATCAAGTTGCAGGAAGAAATTGGCCTCGACGTGATTGTGCATGGTGAATTTGAACGCAACGACATGGTGGAATATTTCGGTTCCAAGATTGACGGCTTTGTGTTCACGCAGAACGCTTGGGTGCAGAGCTACGGTACCCGTTGCGTGAAGCCGCCTGTCGTTTGGGGTGACGTGAGCCGCAGCGCTCCGATTACGGTTGAATGGTCCGTTTTCGCACAGAGCTGCACCAAGAAGCCGGTGAAGGGCATGCTTACGGGTCCTGTCACGATTCTCAACTGGTCGTTCCCGCGCGAAGATGTTTCCTTGAAGACGCAGGCACAGCAGATTGGCCTTGCCATCCGTGACGAAGTTTTGGACCTCGAAAAGAACGGCATTCGCATTATCCAGATTGACGAAGCCGCTCTCCGCGAAAAGTTGCCGCTCCGCAAGAGCGATTGGCACAAGGAATACCTCGACTGGGCCATTCCGGCATTCCGCTTGGTTCACGCCAAGGTCAAGCCCGAAACGCAGATCCACACGCACATGTGCTATAGCGAATTCAACGACATCGTGCGCGACATCGACAACATGGACGCTGACGTGATTACGTTCGAAGCCAGCCGTTCTGACCTCAAGTTGCTCGACGCCTTGAACGAAGCCAAGTTCGAAACGCAGGTGGGCCCGGGTGTTTACGACATCCACTCTCCGCGCGTGCCGTCCGAACAGGAAATCGTCGATGCTCTCCACAAGATTATCGCGAAGGTCCCGCAGGCTAATGTTTGGGTGAACCCGGATTGCGGCCTCAAGACCCGCGGTGAAACCGAAACCACGGCAAGCCTCAAGAACCTCGTCGCCGCCGCCAAGAAACTGCGCGAAGAGAAGTAG
- a CDS encoding cytosine permease, producing MEKRTGLFANGIIWFGVAISVSEIEAGIEIGAAAARDSLWLPLVLGHILGGILLFFVGLIGARVRLNAMETTKSSFGKYGSKFFAALNTFQLLAWVAVLNAQGASALAGLNLPISFPLTCVILAALIAAWVYVGIRRSANVTTIVMAALTILLAILSVKLFGLGSSSSAAANVAGAAGNAATATALKFWNIFEISIAMPISWLPVISDYTKDAEKPVKATAISAIAYSFASLWMYIIGIEISGIGASNNIAQAILLAGLGIPGIIIVVLSTVTTNFLAANSAGESSKAIYNKINPKIAGVVVSFLSAALAISGIMEHYISFLYLIASVFAPMAAVLLVSFYFSKDRTESLGVWLWNIFAWLAGFIAYQVAEHFDSVFLGPTLLAVIVSAAFASVRVLSERK from the coding sequence ATGGAAAAACGCACAGGACTTTTTGCAAATGGTATTATTTGGTTTGGCGTCGCCATCTCCGTTTCCGAAATCGAAGCGGGTATAGAAATTGGCGCAGCCGCCGCAAGGGATTCGCTTTGGCTCCCGCTCGTACTTGGGCACATTCTGGGCGGCATATTGCTCTTTTTCGTGGGCCTCATCGGCGCGCGCGTTCGCCTGAACGCCATGGAAACGACCAAATCCTCATTCGGCAAATACGGTTCCAAGTTCTTCGCCGCGCTGAACACATTCCAGTTGCTCGCCTGGGTCGCTGTTTTGAACGCTCAGGGCGCTTCGGCATTGGCAGGACTCAACTTGCCGATTTCATTCCCGCTCACGTGCGTGATTCTCGCAGCTCTCATCGCCGCCTGGGTTTACGTAGGCATCCGCCGTTCCGCAAACGTGACAACCATCGTGATGGCCGCTCTTACTATTTTGCTTGCAATTTTATCCGTTAAGTTATTCGGTCTCGGCAGCAGTTCAAGTGCCGCCGCTAATGTTGCAGGTGCCGCTGGAAACGCTGCAACCGCCACCGCGCTCAAGTTCTGGAACATTTTCGAAATTTCTATCGCCATGCCGATTTCTTGGTTGCCGGTCATTTCGGACTACACGAAGGATGCCGAAAAGCCCGTGAAGGCGACCGCCATCTCTGCCATCGCTTATTCTTTTGCAAGCCTCTGGATGTACATCATCGGTATCGAAATTTCGGGCATTGGTGCAAGCAATAACATCGCGCAAGCCATTCTACTTGCCGGCCTCGGCATCCCGGGAATCATCATCGTGGTACTCTCGACCGTGACGACAAACTTCCTTGCGGCAAACTCCGCAGGCGAATCTTCCAAGGCAATTTACAATAAAATAAATCCAAAAATTGCAGGTGTCGTCGTGAGTTTCTTGAGCGCTGCGCTTGCGATTTCGGGAATCATGGAACATTACATCAGCTTCCTTTACTTGATCGCTTCCGTGTTTGCCCCGATGGCCGCTGTTCTTTTAGTTTCGTTCTACTTCTCCAAGGATCGTACTGAATCGCTCGGCGTTTGGCTCTGGAACATTTTCGCCTGGCTCGCCGGTTTTATCGCTTACCAGGTGGCAGAACATTTCGATTCCGTTTTTCTCGGCCCGACCCTCCTTGCAGTCATCGTTTCGGCGGCATTCGCCTCCGTGCGGGTACTGTCGGAGAGAAAATAA
- a CDS encoding pyridoxamine kinase has protein sequence MSQKKIALINDVTGFGRCSIAVMAPIVSAMKIQAVTVPTAVLSAHTQFPEYYFDDYTSKMRDYIQTYKDLNLTFDAIASGFLGSEEQVDIVIDFFKTFKKNGTFTLVDPVMGDYGRLYETYTPSLCEKMKALVRYADILTPNLTELCTLTDVKYREEGFNDAELACMCQKLADQGPEHIVVTGIRYNSKQIMNYVYSKGEEPRIVMVDRIGGDRSGTGDVISSIIAGMYLNGHDFYESVKKAAEFVSKCLRYCEDNNVPTHWGLCFEMYLRDLMED, from the coding sequence ATGTCACAAAAAAAAATCGCGTTAATTAATGATGTTACAGGATTTGGTCGGTGTTCCATCGCAGTTATGGCACCGATCGTTTCGGCTATGAAAATCCAAGCGGTAACAGTTCCAACCGCTGTTCTTTCGGCGCACACGCAGTTCCCCGAATACTACTTCGACGATTACACTTCAAAAATGCGCGATTACATTCAAACCTACAAGGATTTGAATCTAACATTCGACGCCATCGCTTCTGGGTTCCTTGGTTCCGAAGAGCAAGTCGATATCGTGATTGACTTTTTCAAGACATTCAAGAAAAACGGCACATTCACATTAGTGGACCCGGTAATGGGTGATTACGGGCGACTTTACGAAACATACACGCCTAGTTTGTGCGAAAAGATGAAAGCACTCGTCCGTTACGCCGATATCTTGACGCCGAACCTCACCGAACTTTGCACCTTGACCGATGTAAAATACCGCGAAGAAGGATTCAACGATGCAGAGCTTGCTTGCATGTGTCAAAAACTTGCAGATCAAGGCCCAGAACATATCGTAGTCACGGGCATCCGCTACAACAGCAAGCAAATCATGAACTACGTCTACAGCAAAGGCGAAGAACCGCGAATCGTGATGGTGGACCGCATCGGCGGCGACCGCAGCGGAACCGGCGACGTCATCAGTTCAATCATTGCCGGCATGTATTTGAACGGGCATGATTTTTACGAATCCGTCAAAAAGGCGGCCGAATTCGTTTCCAAGTGTTTGCGCTACTGCGAAGACAACAACGTGCCCACGCACTGGGGACTTTGCTTTGAAATGTATCTCCGCGACTTGATGGAGGATTAA
- a CDS encoding TatD family nuclease-associated radical SAM protein — protein sequence MVVYTVTGNVGEAGYLDIANSGDITGKNIYVNMTNRCPCSCVFCLRQTKKMMEGNSLWLKGGEPSVESVLGIFEKYDLSVINELVFCGYGEPLERLHDVCKVIDFLRGKYPKLKVRLNTNGLANLIHGEDITPQLEGRFDTVSISMNAPTAEEFLELTRSRFGIKSFDALKEFAALAKFHVPNVIMTVVEKVMPEEKIKQCRKICEELGVTLRVRPFEE from the coding sequence ATGGTTGTTTATACCGTAACTGGAAACGTCGGAGAAGCCGGCTATTTAGACATCGCGAACAGCGGCGATATTACAGGCAAAAACATTTACGTGAACATGACTAACCGCTGCCCGTGCAGCTGTGTTTTTTGCTTGCGCCAGACAAAAAAAATGATGGAAGGCAATTCGCTTTGGCTCAAAGGTGGCGAACCCAGCGTCGAAAGCGTGCTCGGCATTTTTGAAAAATACGATTTGTCCGTCATTAACGAACTCGTCTTTTGCGGCTACGGCGAACCGCTCGAACGTTTGCACGACGTTTGCAAAGTTATCGATTTTCTGCGCGGCAAATACCCGAAATTAAAGGTCCGTCTCAACACAAACGGACTTGCCAACTTGATTCACGGCGAAGACATCACGCCGCAACTTGAAGGACGTTTCGATACCGTTTCGATTTCGATGAACGCGCCGACCGCCGAAGAATTCCTCGAACTCACACGTTCGAGATTTGGCATCAAGTCGTTTGACGCGCTGAAAGAATTTGCAGCACTCGCAAAATTCCATGTGCCGAACGTCATCATGACCGTTGTAGAAAAAGTGATGCCCGAAGAAAAAATCAAGCAGTGCCGCAAAATTTGCGAAGAACTCGGCGTCACGCTGAGAGTCAGACCGTTCGAAGAATAA
- a CDS encoding ATP-binding protein, with protein MFRRKIDKILEDWLHEPHHKPIVVKGIRQCGKTSSVMDFATRHFKHVVYLDFREHPDYKKFFTPDVSVSSVVMRISAAMPSAEIEPYETCFIFDEIQDCPLARSSLKYFYLDGRFEVMCTGSLLGVHGYRTKELKDEADASIPVGFENIVEMVPMDFEEWLWANGIKPMHFDYLKDCLQNEMPVDSALHDRFRELLHQYVIVGGMPEVVTTFFETGIVGKVLAVQKRIVDEYKADMVKYAAPADKSHIRECFESIPAQLAREYKKFSYNVVRTGGRGRDYAGSLQWIEDAGIIRRCYNIQATELPLDGNRIQSEFKVYMSDIGLLISMLEDGTQSSILSGDLLGYKGAIFENLVADLFGKMGRKLYYYHKDSSIELDFVMRYQGKCTPVECKARNGDAKSLKTVLKNFEKYHVEQAIKLGDYNVGRNGAVLTLPLYMGFMLTVV; from the coding sequence GTGTTTAGACGGAAAATTGATAAAATACTAGAAGATTGGCTGCATGAACCCCACCATAAACCTATTGTTGTGAAGGGAATTCGACAGTGTGGAAAAACAAGTAGCGTGATGGATTTTGCTACACGTCATTTCAAGCATGTTGTTTATCTTGATTTTCGCGAACATCCGGATTACAAGAAGTTCTTTACTCCGGATGTTTCTGTATCCTCCGTCGTTATGCGTATATCGGCAGCGATGCCTTCTGCTGAAATTGAACCTTACGAAACATGTTTTATTTTTGATGAAATTCAGGATTGTCCACTTGCACGCAGTTCTCTCAAGTATTTTTACTTGGATGGTCGTTTTGAAGTCATGTGTACGGGTTCTTTGCTTGGAGTTCATGGTTACAGGACTAAGGAACTGAAAGATGAGGCTGATGCGTCTATACCTGTAGGCTTCGAAAATATTGTTGAAATGGTTCCGATGGACTTTGAAGAATGGCTTTGGGCTAATGGCATAAAGCCGATGCACTTTGATTACCTCAAAGATTGCTTGCAGAACGAAATGCCTGTTGATTCGGCGCTGCATGATCGTTTTCGTGAATTGCTCCATCAGTATGTGATTGTCGGAGGCATGCCTGAAGTTGTTACAACGTTTTTTGAAACGGGGATTGTGGGCAAAGTGCTTGCTGTGCAGAAGAGGATTGTCGATGAATATAAAGCTGACATGGTGAAGTATGCCGCTCCTGCAGATAAGTCTCATATTCGGGAGTGCTTTGAATCCATCCCTGCTCAGCTTGCCCGTGAATACAAAAAGTTCTCGTATAATGTAGTGCGTACAGGAGGCCGTGGCCGTGATTATGCAGGTAGCCTGCAATGGATTGAAGACGCGGGAATTATTCGTCGGTGCTACAATATTCAAGCTACGGAATTGCCTTTGGATGGCAATCGAATCCAAAGCGAATTTAAAGTTTATATGTCCGATATCGGGCTGCTTATTTCAATGCTCGAAGATGGAACGCAATCTAGTATTTTGAGTGGAGATTTGCTTGGCTATAAGGGCGCTATTTTTGAAAATCTGGTTGCAGATTTGTTTGGAAAAATGGGCCGTAAGCTTTATTATTACCATAAGGACAGTAGCATTGAACTAGACTTTGTTATGCGGTATCAAGGTAAGTGTACACCTGTAGAATGCAAGGCGCGTAATGGAGATGCAAAGTCGTTGAAGACGGTCTTGAAGAATTTTGAAAAATACCATGTGGAGCAGGCGATAAAACTTGGTGATTACAATGTTGGTCGTAATGGGGCCGTGCTTACGCTTCCGCTGTATATGGGATTTATGTTGACTGTGGTGTAA
- a CDS encoding aspartate kinase produces MSRIVCKFGGSSVADAGQFKKIKAIVESDKNRKVIVVSAPGKRNPKETKLTDLLYSTYDLASKGLDFSTPWNLIRQRYDEICKDLGLEDKLTEDLDSLEDKLKNHPESVSTDFLVSRGEFLCARLMAKYLGANFVDSYPLITFDDKYRIAPKTYEEIAKALGDENQLYVLPGFYGSNLRGEVKTFSRGGSDITGAILANGIDAAKYENWTDVSGMLMADPRIVENPLPIEYVSYREIRELAYSGASVLHDESIAPCRAKKIPINIRNTNRPEDAGTIIGPTPESAKLPITGVAGRKGFSMIYIEKSMMNKEVGFGRRVLAVLESEGLSYELCPSAIDSMSIVVDSKALDAVQDVVLEDITQQMRPDRIKIFPGIALIATVGHGMTNKIGVAAKLFTALAESKVNVRIIDQGSSQINIITGVDEADTEKAIKAIYAAFVK; encoded by the coding sequence ATGTCTAGAATCGTTTGTAAGTTCGGCGGCTCTTCCGTTGCCGATGCAGGTCAGTTCAAGAAAATCAAGGCCATTGTCGAAAGTGACAAGAACCGCAAAGTCATCGTCGTTTCTGCTCCGGGCAAGCGTAACCCGAAAGAAACCAAACTGACCGACCTCCTCTACAGCACATACGACCTCGCTTCCAAGGGACTCGACTTTTCGACTCCGTGGAACCTGATCCGTCAGCGCTATGACGAAATCTGCAAGGATTTGGGTCTTGAAGACAAGCTTACCGAAGACCTCGACAGTCTCGAAGACAAGCTCAAGAACCATCCGGAATCCGTGAGCACCGACTTCCTCGTAAGTCGCGGCGAATTCCTCTGCGCACGTCTCATGGCCAAGTACCTCGGTGCAAACTTTGTCGATAGCTACCCGCTCATCACTTTCGATGACAAGTATCGCATTGCCCCGAAGACCTACGAAGAAATTGCAAAGGCTCTCGGCGACGAAAATCAGTTGTACGTATTGCCGGGCTTCTATGGCTCTAACCTCCGTGGCGAAGTCAAAACCTTCAGCCGTGGCGGTTCCGACATCACTGGCGCAATCCTTGCCAACGGCATTGACGCTGCCAAGTACGAAAACTGGACCGACGTTTCGGGTATGCTCATGGCAGACCCGCGCATCGTCGAAAATCCGCTCCCGATTGAATACGTGAGCTACCGCGAAATTCGCGAACTCGCTTACTCCGGTGCAAGCGTGCTCCACGACGAATCCATCGCTCCGTGCCGCGCGAAGAAGATTCCTATCAACATCCGCAACACGAACCGCCCCGAAGACGCTGGCACCATCATTGGCCCGACTCCGGAAAGCGCAAAGCTCCCGATCACGGGTGTTGCAGGCCGCAAGGGCTTCTCGATGATCTACATCGAAAAGTCCATGATGAACAAGGAAGTTGGCTTTGGCCGCCGCGTGCTCGCTGTGCTTGAAAGCGAAGGACTCTCCTACGAACTCTGCCCGAGTGCAATTGACTCCATGAGCATCGTCGTGGATTCCAAGGCTCTCGATGCCGTGCAGGACGTTGTCCTCGAAGACATCACGCAGCAGATGCGTCCGGACCGTATCAAGATTTTCCCGGGCATCGCTCTTATCGCTACCGTGGGTCACGGCATGACGAACAAGATCGGTGTTGCTGCAAAGCTCTTTACGGCTCTCGCAGAAAGCAAGGTGAACGTTCGCATTATCGACCAGGGTTCTTCCCAGATCAACATCATCACGGGTGTTGACGAAGCCGATACTGAAAAGGCCATCAAGGCTATCTATGCCGCTTTCGTAAAATAA
- a CDS encoding sigma 54-interacting transcriptional regulator codes for MKKHEKLMFIAAKSNIPVLLQGESGVGKEIAARFIHEHSPRNGGPFIALNCGAIARNLAESLLEGAKKGSYTGASIDHQGIVQAANGGTLFLDEIGEMPFDMQSKLLRILQERSVLPLGATQNEPVDFRLVCATNRDLQNEIRDGNFRKDLYFRLSAFPIVIPPLRNRDDFPEIAATLWSEITAKTFAEQFPLRKNEIKELSKCNWPGNIRQLKNVLQRYALLMQHNISLEEILSEEFSQTTLNDIHENFAYQTARASAPNWAFIQKALNENKGNKCRAARALKISRGCLCYQIKKHELQEWNSCENFGKCSLV; via the coding sequence ATGAAGAAACACGAAAAATTGATGTTCATCGCCGCAAAATCAAACATTCCAGTCCTTTTGCAAGGGGAATCCGGAGTCGGCAAAGAAATTGCGGCAAGGTTTATCCACGAGCACAGTCCACGGAATGGCGGGCCGTTCATTGCACTCAACTGCGGCGCCATCGCCAGGAATCTCGCCGAAAGCCTTCTGGAAGGCGCCAAGAAGGGTTCCTACACCGGAGCATCCATCGACCATCAGGGCATTGTGCAGGCTGCAAACGGAGGCACACTTTTTCTTGACGAAATCGGGGAAATGCCCTTCGACATGCAAAGCAAACTTTTGCGCATTTTGCAGGAACGTTCCGTACTCCCACTGGGGGCAACGCAAAACGAACCCGTTGACTTTAGGCTCGTGTGCGCCACGAACAGGGACTTGCAAAACGAAATCCGCGATGGCAATTTTCGCAAGGACTTGTACTTTAGGCTAAGCGCCTTCCCCATCGTAATCCCGCCGCTTCGCAACAGAGACGACTTTCCAGAAATTGCCGCAACATTATGGAGCGAAATCACAGCCAAAACTTTTGCAGAACAATTCCCGCTACGCAAAAACGAAATCAAGGAATTATCCAAATGCAATTGGCCAGGCAACATCCGCCAGTTAAAAAACGTTCTACAGCGTTACGCGCTTTTAATGCAGCACAATATTTCACTCGAAGAAATCCTCTCCGAAGAATTTTCACAGACAACGTTAAACGATATTCACGAAAATTTTGCATACCAAACCGCACGAGCATCGGCGCCAAATTGGGCGTTTATTCAAAAAGCACTAAACGAAAACAAAGGAAACAAGTGCAGAGCCGCAAGGGCATTAAAAATCAGTCGCGGATGCCTTTGCTACCAAATAAAAAAGCATGAGCTCCAAGAATGGAACTCATGCGAAAATTTTGGAAAGTGTTCGCTCGTCTAA
- a CDS encoding PorV/PorQ family protein translates to MFKKILAFALTVGSLAFAGEYWHLDPGGVTMKFLSMQVSPRAAALSGAGVADPGRVSEVSRNPLAMSVANEAEFGLSQVIFGEGGADNFVSAYYGLPIADKFTLAFAVDFLGYDNIEGRDENGLKTSEYGSYAWSLLAGFGSRSKIFNWAASMRFATQTIDDETGFLFSFDAGGSFRLNQYFAFGANFTNLGFASKYESEKEAAPLALQAGVTGFIPVLDRWMIHLSVDAYRRADTKAQLLIGGEVVYFDMLSFRMGYAFRPDTEDAISGGLGVKFGRIVFDYAYSPRPAFEGGNHYIAVGVKF, encoded by the coding sequence ATGTTCAAAAAGATTCTTGCGTTTGCGCTTACCGTAGGTTCCCTCGCGTTTGCTGGGGAGTATTGGCATTTGGATCCGGGTGGCGTGACAATGAAGTTCTTGTCGATGCAGGTTTCGCCGCGTGCGGCTGCTCTTTCGGGCGCTGGCGTTGCTGATCCGGGCCGCGTTTCGGAAGTTTCGCGTAATCCTCTTGCGATGAGTGTGGCTAACGAAGCTGAATTTGGCTTGAGTCAGGTGATTTTTGGCGAAGGCGGTGCCGATAATTTTGTTTCGGCTTATTACGGACTGCCTATTGCGGATAAGTTTACCCTTGCATTTGCGGTTGACTTCTTAGGTTACGACAACATCGAAGGCCGTGACGAGAATGGTCTCAAAACTTCGGAATACGGTTCTTACGCTTGGTCGCTTTTGGCCGGTTTCGGTAGCCGTTCCAAGATTTTTAACTGGGCGGCTTCAATGCGTTTTGCAACGCAGACGATTGACGATGAAACGGGTTTCCTTTTCTCGTTTGATGCTGGCGGTTCTTTCCGTTTAAACCAGTATTTTGCTTTTGGCGCTAACTTTACGAATCTCGGTTTTGCAAGCAAGTATGAGTCCGAAAAAGAAGCGGCTCCGCTTGCGCTCCAGGCGGGTGTAACTGGATTTATCCCGGTTCTTGATCGCTGGATGATTCATTTGTCTGTAGATGCGTATCGCCGTGCCGATACAAAGGCGCAACTTTTGATTGGCGGTGAAGTCGTTTATTTTGACATGCTTTCATTCCGCATGGGCTATGCGTTCCGCCCGGATACTGAAGATGCAATTAGCGGTGGTCTTGGCGTAAAGTTTGGCCGGATTGTATTCGATTACGCTTACAGCCCGCGTCCTGCGTTTGAAGGCGGCAACCACTACATTGCTGTTGGCGTAAAGTTCTAG